From the genome of Bombus vancouverensis nearcticus chromosome 4, iyBomVanc1_principal, whole genome shotgun sequence:
AATAGAGAATATCTACTCACAGactatttgtgtgtgtataattgaaattttcacTAGCGTATACGAAATCGATCTGCTGTTCGGTAGGATATTTGTCGACGGAACTGTAAATTCGCAATTGCAGTTGCTGTTTTTGACTTAAATACGACGTCAGGCATGGTTTGCCTTCTTCACAAGCCGGTGCCACGAACAACAGAGACAAATTATAAATCGAATAAACGATATAAGCCAGAAATAGTTTCGTTAATATAAGGGTAAAGGATGGCCACTGCATTTTTACAAATTCttccttaaaatatttttaacatcaTTCGTCTTCAACTAAGCGAATCAAAAAACTCAACTGATATCGCGTTCCATACGATACATAACCGTGAATACTTGTATGTTATTTCGTTTCACTTCAGTGTACACTTAACacattcaagttcattaacatGTTATTGATACCAGTATATTAGTATGTAATGTATTTTAATACATTATCGGTTCAAAAACGTATAGAATATGGTCAAAAAAGTTGTAACGGGACAATCAGCAGAGATGACAGTACGTGCATAATCCATCGTGAAAGCAGGATACGAACGCCATCTGATGACGACTAAATGAACCAAAAAGAGCGCaaacgatattttaataatggaatttatttattttggaatttatctgttttataacaaaaataggaagaaaaagttaatttattataatagcaataataataataataataataataataataataataatatacgtgTAGATTTATTCACAATCATCAGCATAAaacgaattaataataattttacatttattaaacGCTACAATCTATCACAATAAATCTTCCTCTTCGTTCACCGTTCACGGTTTAAGGTTTGTATAGAAATATATTCGAACAAACAAATGCTAACTTCTACTAGAACGTAAACTGTATTTCGAAGGCTCCGAGGAACCGTCATAAATTCGCACATCTATACATAGAcgtacttaataacataattaaTCGTATAGTACATGTagatgtacatatgtacaaGCTAGAAGTTAAGTGGAAAACACGAGAATGAAATCTCCTTACTTCCTCTTGCTGGATATGTTATAAAGGCATAAAGCTATAAACTACGGTATGTATTTGGTCCGATCTTTTATTAGCCCGATTCTACATCTTGAAAATATTCGAAGCTGACCATGTATGCAAGCGAGAAGGTATTCAGATCCCGTTATTCTATTTAGAACCGCGTTAATCTTTCAATAAAAGTTCGAAGACTGTAAGAAACGTTGAAGTTGGATCTTAAATTAAGAGACGATATACGCGAGTACAGTTTGTAGAAATCGAAATGCAAGATAGTACAAGTAGTACGGAAGTAGTTCTTATCACGATACAATTAGTTCTCCGACGATTCGTAGGAATTCAGTTTTATTAAATTACGTTTCGCgcctttaatataataatatttagctAAACGTTAATCGTTTTATTTGTACTTACCGCTCTAAAAAGTTTATCTCGTTATAATTATCGCATCAATGAAGTACATTTTATTGCACTATTCGATCACTGCAGTCCGACGAAAGTGACGGTATCGCtgtctttctttaataatacCGCGATCATTGCCAATTGTTATCATGGTAGAAAAATAGAGGGAACGAGTGACAAAATCAAAATTCAGGCATGTGCGTGATACACGTATATACCACGTTATACATCGCACGCGATATATTCACAAATTCGCACGCGATATAGTCACAAATTCGCACGCGTGTTCCATGTATAACGCGAATACAGGAATGCGCGCAGACCATGCAATTTTGATGTATCGTCAAGCTTTCTTTAAGAAATCGTAAGACCGACGGAGTTTTCTTTTTACCTAAAAAGTCTTTGAAAATCTTCgacttaaaatattttattcgctcATATTTTTATCGGAATCGCTAGCCAGCCATTGCGTTCAAACATTCGGAGGAAAACAACGTTCCTGCGTGTCTATACAATTATACTACGGCAAATATTCACTTTCTTCCGGGCACTCATCGAGTAAGTACATGCTATTGTTCCAACAACGATATTTGTTCGTGCGCCTCGCCATCAGAAATACTGAACGTTTCGATCCTCTTTCCGGGTTGAATTATCTTCTTTTGTCATAGTTTCGTATGCTTCACACTATCCGTCCAATAATTTTGTATTGTCATCGCTTCTAGCGAATTTAAAAACGAATCATTATCCAAGCTGTACATTTCTTCCGAATTATCCTGTAAATGAACGTTTATTTTAATACATTACGTATTACCATTAAGGATCATTCGACGAGCCGAGTATCATAGTGGTcaacgtttaaaaaatatcgatCATTCGTGTTTTACAATACTTAACAGAATTATTCGTTTAATCGGTGATCAACCAAattgcaattttatttatacgTGTGCGTATTTGCAAACgcgttttcttaattttaagaaattcgTTACTATCATCTTTTCACCACTATGATCTCCCGCCACGTAAAAGTTAGGTGAGTTATCACGCTTGTTGTGGAATCATTCGACGTTGTTTGGAAGATGATTTTGGCAATTTgcacaaatgaaattgaaacataaatatacaatatttaacgCAATGCTGCGAATTTCAAATAAGAACTCCACCATCGAATTCTCCCAAAATGAACACTCCTACTATCGTACAACCATGATAAGCTCCGATATGCTTTTTAAATATTCGTACTTACGCGAATCGTGGAATCATCGATATAACCGGAACTATCCGGGTTACTGCATTTGTCGCTGTTAAGCGTTTGTGGCGGATTCAGGTACCTACGTCTGTAACGAGATAATTTTTCTATGCAATGCTGAAAGTCGTTTCGTCTCCTACGCAACAAGATTCGGTTCGTAACGCGTTAATTACCTGTACATAATGAATCCAAGGCTACCCATTGTGCTGAGTAAAACTACAGTCGCTACGCAGCTTCCGGTAATAGCGGCGATGTCTAACGTCGATCTCGAGCCGCTTTCCTGCTTCTTGTTATTGCTTTCATTGTAATCAGCAAGATGGTCTCCCTGTACCTGATCCCTTTGGAACTCTTTGGGAAATGTGTTCCGCGCTCTGCTCAATCGCGTTGATTCGCTCACTCCGACTGTAACGCATTTACATCAGATCATTATCGACACAACGCAAATCCAAAGAAGATCTCGCTTGCTATTTAAATTCTGTTACGATTCTGCAACCTTTATCTCGATCTCCCTTTAACAGGCAAATCGAgtttcaatattttacaaaaatcttTACATGCACGTAACGCATACAATGGCGCAACAAAATTTCCAACCAGATACATTTTTCACTTCATATTACAAAAACGACGTTTTAAACGATTCTGATATCTGATATCGCAATAGCTACGCAACAGTGTTTATTCGTTCTACTATTTTTACTCGTCATGTCGTTATAGccaatattaaaatttcgttaacaAGTGACGAATCTATCCAAGCGGAAAACTctgtaaagaaagaaaaaaagcgcTACCTTCCAGAATGGAGGCGGCAGTGGCGAACACACGTGGCTCCTCTATCAACTCTCCGTTGATTTCGATGTCATCCGATCGATTGAACGTCTTGATGCCGGAACTAGCAGCGGACGACGAGAAAGAGGAGGACGAGGAAGATAAAAGCGAGGAGGGTTTCGTTTTATTCAGTACCAGCCTGATTCTAGACACCTCTTCCTGAAGAGGTAGCACCGTGAGATCCTCCACTTCGTCCGTGCTGGCGTTCCGATTCCCATTTTCATCGACTTTCTCTTCCTGCTCGTACTTCGATCTACCGCCTGTTTTGTTCGTTGTTAGGATCCACGTGATCTTACTATCCTTCTTCGTTGCAGTATTTCGAATCCTCTCTACGCCAGCCACGTCGCTGATTAACTGCGGCGTGAAACTTTTCACGGTGTCCAGATCGACGACAGCGTTGCTCGCGTTTCCTCCGTGATACTCGTCTATGGGATCGGTACTGCTTTCGATGACACTCGGACCGACCTCCATGGGAGTGGAGATCGTGCTCGACTGTCTCTCCAAGATCACCGCTGTATTTGTGGGAGGATGAAGACCGATCGCTTTGGCTACACGGAAGCTCTGTCGAAGCTCGGACGATCTCTCCGCTTCTATAGAAGCGATTTCGGATGTCGGTTCTGAGCTCAGGCGATCCAGCACCTGGCCACGCGGCTCCGCCGTGCTCGACGGCACTGGGTTCCCTAAGATCACTGAAAATGACAAATTTCCCTGTTATATGCGGTGTACAGGTCCGTTTGTACGCATTTAATTTAGCTACACGCAGCATATATTTTACTATCCAGTTACTCGTACTTCGAACATGTCGGGTACGTTTTAATTAAACACAATGTAGCAAGGAGCGTTCAAACGATCGATATCGTTGTCAATATTTAAGGCTCTCAACGTTCTACTGACAATATAATATTGACCGTCTAGAGGGTCTTTTATGTACGATAATATTGAGAAccttaaatattgacaataatatcGATCGCCTGAGCGCTCCTTTAGCGTTCCATTTATCAGGATTCATCGAGGGACAAGTACGTGTTTCATACGTATGTTGTACATACAGCGTGTCCGGTTTATCCGGAATCTTCATcttcaaatatttcgaaaagcACGAACGACAGGAAAAAATGTGTCAGACAAAAATTGCACGTTATGCGACGGGGATAATATGCTATATCTTTGTGTATTTGATGTTGCGACGAGCTAGGAACCTCCTGCGAATCGCGtcttaacattttttaacgtaTATCTCCATCCTTCATCGCGTATTATTCTCGTAGCTGGTATCCAGACTTTTGCAAAACACTACGAGCTCGTTGTCTGTTGCATAATCCGCTGTGCCACAGGAACGCTTTTAAAGACGTTTCTCGTAACGTCGCTACTGGCATTGCCAAAGCTCGAGATCGTGGCTTTTCAACGTTTCCAAAACAGTCAGTCCATTGCCAGCATCGCTTTTAAACTCCGGCTATTTAAAAGTTTGTATCGCGATAGCGAAGCTAACGATCGAGCAGATTAAAAATTACGGATTAAGAAGATACGCTGCTAAATCTGGCAATCAGACTCGGTAAATGATATGTggttttgtataaaaaaaagagagaaaaagaaaagaaataaattcttcGTGTTCCGAGGTCGCTAGAGACTCACGTCTGTCGTATACATTGTATGCAATATACAACACACGGTGCAACTAATAAGGTTGCTTTCACGTCATTAAACAAAGCCATCGAACATACTTCTAATTTCCAATGTGGAATCGATTGTAAGCAATTtaagaagaacgaaagaaagtgtcacgatagcggatggtgcgagaGGCACAAGTTTCTAGCGTTTTGAAAACGTCCGTATATTAGCTAGAAGAGTATGTAATAAAAGACGGAGGTGTTCGTTTAATAATCGTAACGTTCGGAGAAGATTTCAAGGTCGctgcaatttaaaaaaaaatgttttaactTTTGCATTCTGACAGTTACGATACCATACTGCACGCCGACGACGATTACATCGTCAAAGATGGTCTCACGAGACTAGGATGATATACAATGAACAATAAGAAGAActgaaataaagaaattacatcGAAGAAGGTCTAGCGCCACGTAATCGGTAAATAGTTAGtccaaaaagaaacaaaaatgaaCAAACATCATTTGCTTTTGTCCTCGTTACACGAGAATCGcttctttaatttaattatttgaacgcGAATTTCAACTACAGAACGaaagattatattattattatctctacTGGTATTGTTGTTATTACTAACATTATTTATACTGCTATTACCGTGAAAACTCCGTTACATAATACGAAGGCTTTTTGTTCGTGAAAAATTATTGCCACGTCCGGACAATTTCAGAACGATGGAGAGAAGCAAGCGAATATGTAGTTGCGAGAATCCTTGGCAAGATTTTCCTCTCTCGACATAAACGTCTATCGTAATTGCACGCGTACGGCGTTTCACGCCACTTCTATTTAGATCGTAAATGCTGGAACATGAACTAGAATTCgtagacgaatttgaatttcgGCTCAGTTGTTGAACGAGTTGAACTAAATGTCTGGGAACGCGTGAAAGAAGTAAGAAAACCAAGTAGCCAGATGTCCTTGATTTTAAAGATTATTCAGAACGTACCGAGAAATTGAGCGGTAACCCAGAACCAGTGCATCCACCAATGCAGCGTCATCGCGTCATCTGCGTGTGCCTGAAACAGAGTTGGAAAAATCAGTCGATCGAAGCACCAACAACCATTGCAATAACCATCGCGAAACAGAGGCGTGTGCCAGCTTCGGTTCGCCAACAATTCATTAAACCAATCGTCGCCTCTGTACACAGTTggcgaatactttcgtgaaaaATTACGCCGGAATACACCGTACTTGGGTACAACGATGGACACCGTAATAATTCTAGAAATTCGTGAAATCCTTCGCTCAAGCTAAAAAGTCCAGTGCAAGattattgggctggcaactaagtgactgcggattttgctATTAAGTGATATTGGCAAGATCCgtgatcacttagttgccaacttgATCCTTGCCCAAATGTTAACGATAATATCGATCCAACGATAAATTGCATGGCACATCCATACCATCTTTGTATCGATAAACGAAGCTCTACGTTCCGTACTTCTTTTTCAGTTTTATTTCTACTTATAGAACACAGTAGCAAAGTTTCAACGCTAAACTTCCGCACACCTCGTATATCGTCGATAAAACGTTGGGAATTTCAACGATATTAtggggctggcaactaagtgactgcggattttgctATTAAGTGGCATTGGCGagatccgcgatcacttagttgccaacttgATCCTTGCCCAAATGTTAACGATAATATCGATCCAACGATAAATTGCATGGCACATCCATACCATCTTTGTATCGATAAACGAAGCTCTACGTTCCGTACTTCTTTTTCAGTTTTATTTCTACTTATAGAATACAGTGGCAAAGTTTGAACGCTAAACTTCCGCACACCTTGTATATCGTCGACAAAACGTTGGGAATTTCGACGATattattgggctggcaactaagtgactgcggattttgctATTAAGTGGTATTGGCGagatccgcgatcacttagttgccaacttgATCCTTGCCCAAATGTTAACGATAATATCGATCCAACGATAAATTCCATGGCACATCCATACCACCTTTGTATCGATAAACGAAGCTCTACGTTTCGAACTTCTTTTTCAGTTTTATTTCTACTTATAGAATACAGTGGCAAAGTTTCAACGCTAAACTTCCGCACACCTCGTATATCGTCGACAAAATGTTGGGTATTTCGACGATattattgggctggcaactaagtgactgcggattttgctATTAAGTGGCATTGACGagatccgcgatcacttagttgccaacttgATCCTTGCCCAAACGTTAACGATAATATCGATCCAACGATAAATTGCATGGCACATCCATACCACATTTGTATCGATAAACGAAGCTCTACGTTCCGTACTTCTTTTTCAGTTTTATTTCTACTTATAGAATACAGTGGCAAAGTTTGAACGCTAAACTTCCGCACACCTTGTATATCGTCGACAAAACGTTGAGAATTTCGACGATATTATTGGGCTGGCAattaagtgactgcggattttgctATTAAGTGGCATTGACgagatccgcaatcacttagttgccaacttgATCGTTGCCCAAATGTTAACGATAATATCGATCCAACGATAAATTCCATGGCACATCCATACCATCTTTGTATCGATAAACGAAGCTCTACGTCTCGTACttcttttttagttttatttCTACTTATAGAATAGTGGCAAAGTTTGAACGCTAAACTTCCGCACACCTCGTATATCGTCGATAAAACGTTGAGAATTTCGACGATattattgggctggcaactaagtgactgcggattttgtcattaggtggtaatgccaaaatccgcagtcacttagttgccaagcacACTGCTATTGCATTACTCGGTGAAAAGTAATCTTCAGGAAACGCCAATCCTGTTTTCCAAGATTACGGGGCAGTCTTACGACCAGTCTGTCGCCGTTTGCGTACGAAATAAGTTCGTAGATCTGCAGAGCTGTTCGTCGAGTTGTGGCGGGCACTGTTCGCGAGATGATCGTAGGATAATTATAAGGCGTTACGTGGATAAGGCGATAATTATAAACACGTTTGGTAACGAGTACGCGGCTTAAGATATCGGTAATCATCGCGGAATATCCGCTCGACTGCTTCCTTGAATCGCCATGATGGGGATGACCATTAAGCTTGGAAACCGGAAAGAACGAAGGTGGGAGATGAAACAACTTGATCTTTTATTCTCTCAGTATAGTCTGTATAGTCTTCTATAGTCTTCTGTCCAAGTTAACGACGCGAAACGATTATGTTTAACAGGTATAGGGCACACGGAGGAGCTCgttgaaaattctatttgtcCTGGTCGATTGTTTAAATTGTCCGCCACGTTTCGTGGATCTCTGTCGGTGAATTTTGACTCGGTGCCCTCTCGTTGTACTTGTCAGGACAATGGTCCATTAGTCACGTGGATACGCGGAAATATCAGGCGTCGACGTGGATTGAGTGCCGCTCGAACGTTCGCACTCGACCAACGTGCTCCAGCGATTGATTTAGAGCTGATGTTAACGCGTACCGAGTACCAGCAGCTTTTTTAATCGACCACAAACTGAAAACTCCGCTGATAACGATCAAACGTTCTCTGACTGCCGGAGATGATCATCGGTGTTACCACGATCCGTGATAACGCACTCTTCAAAATGATTAAAACGAGATAAGTTTCGTGGACTAAGACGATTATCAACCGTACGGATGGTTTAGATAACATCGTCAATAAAACGTGCACGAATCGATGTCAAGTTTCGCGAGAGATACAGAGAATTTATACAGagcggttggtaactggtggtacaagcggaaagggggtgattctacgcgaaaaaggaagtcgaaaatatagaatacaaatttttttttaatttttccatcgagacaacgatctgcagtgagatccgttataacgagacgcgataaagtgcaggcgtaccgagccaaaattcaaagtcgattttctcgaaaacaaagcctcgaacgaaaaatttgtattctatattttcgacttctttttttgcttgtaccaccagttaccaaccaccctgtatatttgacaatatttttcaaaatatacaaaatacgtGGAAGTATCAAGCTATTTGATCGCTCTGCAAGTTCTATCTCTGTAGAAACAGATAGTCGTGCGGTGAAATACGATGGCACATGCGTGCAATGATTTGCAACGAGTTCAGGTTTATGCAGGTTTGTATCGTCGACGTTAAAGAACGATCCCGAAACTAGCTTTATATCAGCGTTTTCTCTACTTCTGCTTCATTTTCACCTTAACTGTACGCGTATCTTCGCCGGTTTCTCGAACATTCTAAAAATACCGATCGTCGTAACACTGTGCGTACCATCGATTTGTTATGAAACTCGGTAGAGATTTATTAGCTATTTCCAAATAATCTTTGTATCTTTCGATCTAACAGTTGGAAATTATGTAAGTACGTTGCTGGTCGTCGAACGATAGGATTTACGAAGCGCAAAGATTACAAGATCAAGGAAAATCGATCTATCGCGGCTTTCCCTCTCGCCTGcctcttcattggaattttaaTTGCGCTTCAGGTGTTTACGCGTAAAAAATTGAATCTCTGGAAGAGATGTATTTACTCGAGTGGGAAGAACATGTGCAGCAATCTAATAGTATCACATTCTTCGCCGTGATAAACACAATCGATCAGATCGAAAAATAAACTTCGATCGACGGGAAAGTCGATGCGTTATCTGGCTGTGGAAGGAGATTCGCGGTCGGCTGAACAACCGCGGCTACCTCGTCATCCAGAAAATCGGATACTTAAGTGAGTAATCGGTTGCTCAATCCGCTGCGGCGTGACTCACCGTCGGAAACACGAAGCAAAGAATTTGAAGAACCGGGGAGATCGCTGAATCACGAATGCTCGGCCATGGAAGATAGAATTTTTAAATGgcgaaatataattttcatatcaCGTACTTTTCTGTATCGAATTCTCTTTACTATATCGTTTTCCAATTATTGCGTTACGTAATTCGTCTCGATATTAAATTCGAAGTTAACTATGCTTGTCGACGTATGTTCAGAGAACCAATTAAGAGAGGACACAGCTTCGCGAAAGAATGCGCTTCTCTTAGGAATTTATTCCGACGAAATTCCATCGACTGATTTCGTTCTTCCTTCTAACAAAGATCGCGCATCGTTCCTAAAAGATTATCAAACTTACGTAAGCGAATATGTCAGACAAGATTAACTCCTACATAGAAGTGTAAGAGTCGATTCTCGTTCTAGTAAACGAAAAAAACGACTCAGCTATATAATTCGCGAAAAATTGTTaattggaaaaattgaaaagacGCTTGTCAAGAAAGAATCACGGAGAAACTGGAAATCTTCGCCGTGAaacttgattattttctaacaaaAGGTATCCCGAAATACCTTTGTACCATTTACATTTGAATAAatcaatgaagaaaaaaaagaagcgaTTTTCTAACAACTCACAACAAAGGAATGTCCTATCCTCCGTTAAAACCAGCAAGCTCTCGCAGAAAGTTGGCAGACCGCAGAGACGTACACGAGGCGGGAAAGTTTAGCACGGCTCGATTAAATCTTCTGACAAAGTGAGAAGTCCAGATACACAAAAAATCTGATACAGTTATTCGCACTGGCCGGTCATGCTCTCCTGACTGTAACCAGTTGCACCTGGATGCACGACGGCGCGCCGCGACGCGACGCCCGGTCTCAGCCTCTGCGAACGATGTCGCAATTTTCCAAGCTCTAGACCAACCTTAATCGAGATGCCGGAACAAACGTCACGTAACCGCTCCCTTTCCGCCTGCGAAACTCTCGCACTCGTTCATATCGAAATTGCAACTGGTGACGTCAGAGACAAGGAACGgccgaaagagagaaaaaaatgtcAGATTGCGAAATTCAAACGGTATATGCTACGGTGTATCGCTTTAATATCGTGATTCGTTGATAAACGTGCTAAGGCACGGTATTACTATTCGCGATAACGATAATTATCGATTCTTTATTATCGATCGTCCGCGACGTGTAtgcaggatggttggtaactggtggtacaagcggaaagggggtgattctacgcgaaaaaataagtcgaaaatgtagaataacaatttttcgttcgaggctttgttttcgagaaaatccactttgaattttggctcggtacgcctgcactttatcgcgtctcgttataacggatctcactgtagatcgttgtctcgatggaaaagtttaaaaaaaaataaaaaaaattttattctatattttcgacttcttttttccgcgtgtaccaccagttaccaccaccctgtataatagtaAGGTTATGTGCACACTTCTACCTTCAATTATACAGGAtgcttggtaactggtggtataagcgaaaagggggtgattctacgcgtaaaaagaagtcgaaaatgtagaataacaatttttcgttcgaggctttgttttcgagaaaatcgactttgaattttggctcggtacgcgtacaCTTTATCGcgtatcgttataacggatctcactgtagatcgttgtctcgatggaaaagtttaaaaaaaaataaaaaaaattttattctatattttcgacttcttttttcgcgtagaatcaccccctctccgcttgtaccaccatttaccaaccaccctgtatatacgtcCTGTACGTTCGCATCGAGTCCGAGCGACGTATATGTACGTTCTATCTAGTTCGATCGAATCCGGGGCAGGTTTGTTCGCGATTTTGCTGCGTAATTATTTGTTTTAGTTATTTATGTATGAAACGCGATGGAGGAACTCGGCGTTGATCTCGAAGCTGCACGCTGAGTGGCGGTTTCTAAATTCTATCGGAATTAATAGACGTTGATTAAAATGAATAGACGAAAGAATCGTTTACGGAAATTGTTCGACGAAGTTTCTCGGATTAAAAGAATTAACGATAATATTGCTATACCGGTTTACATTGCATCGGCGTTATTATTAATAACAGTACTAATGTAATCAGTACACAGTGTTGTTATATCgattaatataaatgtaaaataacat
Proteins encoded in this window:
- the LOC117156507 gene encoding uncharacterized protein LOC117156507 isoform X2, giving the protein MTLHWWMHWFWVTAQFLVILGNPVPSSTAEPRGQVLDRLSSEPTSEIASIEAERSSELRQSFRVAKAIGLHPPTNTAVILERQSSTISTPMEVGPSVIESSTDPIDEYHGGNASNAVVDLDTVKSFTPQLISDVAGVERIRNTATKKDSKITWILTTNKTGGRSKYEQEEKVDENGNRNASTDEVEDLTVLPLQEEVSRIRLVLNKTKPSSLLSSSSSSFSSSAASSGIKTFNRSDDIEINGELIEEPRVFATAASILEVGVSESTRLSRARNTFPKEFQRDQVQGDHLADYNESNNKKQESGSRSTLDIAAITGSCVATVVLLSTMGSLGFIMYRRRYLNPPQTLNSDKCSNPDSSGYIDDSTIRDNSEEMYSLDNDSFLNSLEAMTIQNYWTDSVKHTKL
- the LOC117156507 gene encoding uncharacterized protein LOC117156507 isoform X1, which translates into the protein MLGLSVPRGRNERQFPSDRTSHSPSTFQRQTQLFERLLLVEPRTNFEKKEFIRKKWNYLSAGDSSAKTTTKQAAHADDAMTLHWWMHWFWVTAQFLVILGNPVPSSTAEPRGQVLDRLSSEPTSEIASIEAERSSELRQSFRVAKAIGLHPPTNTAVILERQSSTISTPMEVGPSVIESSTDPIDEYHGGNASNAVVDLDTVKSFTPQLISDVAGVERIRNTATKKDSKITWILTTNKTGGRSKYEQEEKVDENGNRNASTDEVEDLTVLPLQEEVSRIRLVLNKTKPSSLLSSSSSSFSSSAASSGIKTFNRSDDIEINGELIEEPRVFATAASILEVGVSESTRLSRARNTFPKEFQRDQVQGDHLADYNESNNKKQESGSRSTLDIAAITGSCVATVVLLSTMGSLGFIMYRRRYLNPPQTLNSDKCSNPDSSGYIDDSTIRDNSEEMYSLDNDSFLNSLEAMTIQNYWTDSVKHTKL